TAAAAGTGTTTTTGGCTGAAACCAGGGCCGCGGCGCAGGCACATCGCCAGACTGTCCAATTTTGTCCCTGAAAAACGCTTCAGGCTTCCTTGTGTAAGGCTTGCTCACCACGCTTTTACCCGGGATCTCGCTTCTTACAACGTTGACGACAGTGCTGTTGCCGCTGACCTTGATTTTCAAAGAACCACTTTGTTCTATTGATATTGCCAACACCATGCCAAATTATTAACAGTCTATTAATGCAACAGCACCTGTGCGCAAGAGTTCAGTTATTTCAAAAGCTTCCGACTTTCTTCATTAATCATAAACAATTCCTATCCGGTCTCAAAACGACTTAAAGTGACCATTTACGCAGCATAACGGACATTTTTTGTCAATAGGACAGCGCCATGACTTGACGGAACATACGGATGTGCCATGAAAAAGAATATGCTAGGATGGACGCTACAATGGCTTGTCTAAAGGAGAATAAAATGTCGGATTTCATTCATTTATTACGCAACCGAAGGAGTATACGCCTCTTCAGTGATCATTCGATCCCCTCTGAGCAGATCGCTTTACTCGAAGAGGCGCTGCTCAGGGCACCGACCTCCCGCGGCCGCAATCCCTGGCAGTTCATCAAAGTAAGCGACAAGGATCTTCTACAAAAGCTTGCGCAGGCAAAAATGAAAGGATCAGGGTTCCTCGCCGGGGCTGCCCTGGCCTATGCCATCTGCGCCGATGAAACGGTTTCGGATGTATGGATTGAGGATTGTTCAATTGCGGCCATCACCCTGCAATATAGTGCACATAGCCTCGGTCTCGGCAGTTGCTGGGCCCAGATAAGGCTTCGTGAACACAAGGAGAATGAGAGCGCAGAAACGTTTGTTCGAAACCTGCTGGGAATACCGGAGCAGGTTCGGGTTGCGTCAATTATCGGACTCGGGTATCCGAATGAGAAGAAAGACGGACACCCGGCTGAATCATTACCGAGCGGGAAGATCCATCAAAACCGTTTCAGTTAAGACAGTGCCCTGATTCATTCTCGACTGGAAGGCAATTGGTTTCATGGCTCCGATCTCTTGCGAACCGGAACGAACGTTCTCTCGGCCGCTTTCCAGCGGTATCCTCCGGCATCCCAGATTTTTTCTATTGTTTCCCAACTGAGATGTAACGCGGCCATTTCATCAACCGATTCGGATGCCGCTAGTGTTTCACTATCATCTATAACTGAATCGCCATTATCATCAGCCCAATGATAGGGACCGGCCTTCGTCAACTGGTCTCCGCTGACAGCATAAGCGATACTGCTATCGCGAGGATTAACGATAACTTCGCCGACAAACCGGTATTGGCGGGAATCATCTACAGCGGCAGGGACATCAAGGAGATAGCTGATCGTATCCGGCTTCGAGTCCGGCTTGATAATCCACCGGACCGTGCCGTTGACATTGTCGAGGCTGGAAGGCGGTGGACTGGATTGCAACAATTTCCAGCCTTCAGGAAACTGTTCACGGAGAATCATCCCTTTGATGTCGCCGGTCGATTCAAGCCGGACCCGGACAGGGAACTTTCCGTCAGGCACGGCGTAAGAAGGGAGAACTCGATTGGCGGAAAAAGCGTAATCAGCCGGTGATTCGTACATGAAATAATAATAGGCGCCGACAGATAAACATAAGAGGATGATCGTTAAAATGATTTTTACGAACAGCGGTCTTCTGCTTGTCGAAGCATCTGCATGATCAGGAATACCATTGCCGTTCAACAATATCTCCGCCAGGTCAACTTCCAACGCTTCAGCCAACAGCCGCGCGTTGTCACGACGGATAGTCGGATATCGATTATTCTCCCAACGCGAAACCGTATCGGTGGTTACCCCAACGACCTTGGCAACATATAATTGGGTCAGCTTGTTTTTTTCCCGAATCCGCCGGATCGCCGATCCGTCAATGCAAATTTGGGGTGTTAATTCCTGATCTCGCATTTGTACCTCACTGTCGAAAACTCTACCAGAGAGAGCAATGGCGCGCAATCAGATTAATATCGGGTAGACATTGGCAATCAAAAAAACTCGACATTAGAACTCTAACATACTGTAATTGCAATGATTGAGCCCGACATCGGGTTATACATAGAGTTATGTCTGATGACAATCAACGATCAATAAGATAAATTTGCGACACCAATAAAGGAAAGCAATATAAATCCCTAAAACCAGGAAGAGGAGGAAGAAAATGAAAAAGTTTATCATCTTACTGACCATGGTCGCATTTATTGGTGTTGCCGCCAACGTTGTTGCCAACAACGGACCGGAGGAAGTCAAGTTCGACACCAAAAAAGGAACGGTTACCTTCAACCATGCCAAGCACCAGAGCAGCGTCGCGGACTGTGCCAAGTGTCACCACAATGGTGTTGAAAACGGCTCGTGCCGGACCTGCCACGACGGCAGCAAGGCGCCTGAATTTAAAAGCGCCGCACACAAAGCCTGCAAAAGCTGCCATAAAGATAATAACGGCCCGACCAAGTGCAACGGTTGTCACGCAAAATAAAACCACACAAAAAATTTAAGCAGCAAAAAAAAGAGATCCTGAAATTGGGTCTCTTTTTTTGCCAAATCTCTATTTACCGGGAAATTTTTCCTTGCATTGAAAGCAGACTCCGTATTATATTTTGAGTGAGCTTTGGCCTGGAAACAGTCCAAGGTTTTTGACCCCGTACGCACCCCCCCTCCGTGTACGGGGTCTTTTTATTTTCCTTTTTATTTTCTTTTCCCCGAAGACATCAACCTTCGAATCTTGCTTCTTTCAGTGATGACTATGTTAAACTTGTATGCGAGGTCTGCATGAGTCGTGACAAACATACTATCCTTGGGCATGACGTGGGCTCCCTGCCGGAAGATGGGGGCGGTGATTACAATCGTCTGATCTTCGAACAAAGCCCCTACCTGCTGCAACATGCAAAGAACCCTGTTGACTGGCATCCCTGGTCGGATCAGGCACTTGCCTTGGCTGCAGAAAAGAATAAACCGATATTTCTTTCGATCGGCTATTCTACCTGCCACTGGTGCCATGTCATGGCAGATGAATCTTTTGCATCAGTTGAGGTCGCGACC
This region of Desulfuromonas sp. genomic DNA includes:
- a CDS encoding NAD(P)H-dependent dehydrogenase/reductase, encoding MSDFIHLLRNRRSIRLFSDHSIPSEQIALLEEALLRAPTSRGRNPWQFIKVSDKDLLQKLAQAKMKGSGFLAGAALAYAICADETVSDVWIEDCSIAAITLQYSAHSLGLGSCWAQIRLREHKENESAETFVRNLLGIPEQVRVASIIGLGYPNEKKDGHPAESLPSGKIHQNRFS
- a CDS encoding XRE family transcriptional regulator yields the protein MRDQELTPQICIDGSAIRRIREKNKLTQLYVAKVVGVTTDTVSRWENNRYPTIRRDNARLLAEALEVDLAEILLNGNGIPDHADASTSRRPLFVKIILTIILLCLSVGAYYYFMYESPADYAFSANRVLPSYAVPDGKFPVRVRLESTGDIKGMILREQFPEGWKLLQSSPPPSSLDNVNGTVRWIIKPDSKPDTISYLLDVPAAVDDSRQYRFVGEVIVNPRDSSIAYAVSGDQLTKAGPYHWADDNGDSVIDDSETLAASESVDEMAALHLSWETIEKIWDAGGYRWKAAERTFVPVRKRSEP